The Citrus sinensis cultivar Valencia sweet orange chromosome 4, DVS_A1.0, whole genome shotgun sequence DNA segment TGCAATGGCCAGTCATTATTTTGGGAATCTTGATTCTAGTCGTGGCTCTAGCAGGCTTTATTGGAGGATTTTGGCGCATCCCTTGGCTCCTTATACTTTATCTCGTTGCCATGCTCATTCTTATAATATTGCTGGCTTGTCTAGTTGTTTTCATTTACATGGTCACGATTAAGGGCTCAGGTCACCTTGCACCGAGTAGAGCGTACTTGGAATACCGCCTCGATGATTTTTCTGGATGGCTACGTAGAAGAGTTCGAAGCCCTTACAAATGGGATCGGATCAAAAGCTGGCTCAGCTCGACACAGATGTGCCCTGAGTTGAACCAGAGTTATAGGATGGCTCAAGATTTCTTCAATGCACATATTACCCCTTTACaggtaattataattaattaagttctCGATTaccattaattttgtttgggagaaatacgtcgacgagaccaggcatggtgagcagatatctgatggcagagttctgcgaaccggtgtgttccgtaaaagcctggtgcgcgggggaacaggagcagaaatatcctgctcgtccacgagcacgtcatcTGCGAGGCAAATTTCCTGTAAgaggcataaggccattccggctagaggtcgagaggcgaggagacccggtcgacggcagttggcaagacatgctctccagcccgagaatctaggcacgacagccacgctttccccagaaccgtggcgtaacacgcaagatcccacgtttgcccataacgcagcataACGTAGCAATcggagtcccataccgtccCCCAAAAAAGCAGAAACAAGATCTCACaaaaccacgacagccacgctttccccagaaccgtggcgtaacacgcaagatcccacgtttgcccataacgcggCAGTCAGAGTTCTATACCGTCTCGAAGAAAGCggaaaactgggattcagaggaagcctataaaaaggtagccaacgaaggtaaagaggttagcaattttgattctaaaagagagaaaacaacctaacagccataagatttgtggcaagcgttccccgaaccttcatatctgacttgagcgtcggaggatTTGCGCCGGggaaacaaccggcgtactctgacctgtctgtgtgcacaggaacctctggagaagaagccttaCGAGGAGACCCCCTGGTCGTGGTGacgttgatcgagcagagatcctggtcgtagaacgaggagaaccggaattccgcatcaacattttggcgccgtctgtggggaccGGTACGATAAGCCAATTTTTTGTCTCTATCAATTTTCATCTAGTCGAAGCAAATCAGAATGTTACATTGCATAAATGGATGAGCTTGCTTAAACAAGGAAGCAAAAACCTTAAAGGAGAGCATATTGAAAGCACACGTTTGTAAAAATCAGAACAGGTCagaagtttaatttttatttacaagcaattttttcatgaaaatttaattatttctctaaATCCTGTTATGTGAGATGAGGATACcttatattcattaaatgGATTGTGCTCATACTATGGCTAACGGGATAACATAGTTAACTTGATTTCTTAAAAGTTACTCAATATGAGAATGATTTAAGAAAAGAGAGCTAGGCTAGCATTGGGAAGTCAATCAAAGTTTACTAATAAGGCgtgcaaaggctcaacaaagtctcaaagcctgttttatggctaGACAGgtagccaagcatgccaggatctgctcgaccaagcaAAGGTGAGCAGACCACCAAAGTTCCAAAAAGtttccaaggcatgcaaaggctcaacaaagtctcaaagcctgtcctatggcgagacagaagccaagcatgccaggatctgctcggccacgagaaggcgagcagaatcccaatctttgaagaatcaaaggcatgcaaaggctcaacaaagtctcaaagcctgtcttatggcgagacagaagccaagcatgccaggatctgctcgaccacgagacggcgagcagactccaaagcattcgaagaaattcctgaggcatgcaaaggctcaccaagtctcaaagcctgtcttatggcgagacagaagccaagcatgccaggatctgctcggccacgagaaggcgagcagaatcccaatcctcgaagaatccaaggcatgcaaaggctcaacaaagtctcaaagcctgtcttatggcgagacagaagccaagcatgccaggatctgctcggccacgagaaggcgagcagaatcccaatcttcgaagaaattcctgaggcatgcaaaggctcaacaaagtctcaaagcctgtcttatggcgagacagaagccaagcatgccaggatctgctcgaccacgagaaggcgagcagactccaaagcattcgaagaaattcctgaggcatgcaaaggctcaccaagtctcaaagcctgtcttatggcgagacagaagccaagcatgccaggatctgctcggccacgagaaggcgagcagaatcccaatcctcgaagaatccaaggcatgcaaaggctcaacaaagtctcaaagcctgtcttatggcgagacagaagccaagcatgccaggatctgctcggccacgagaaggcgagcagaatcccaatcttcgaagaaattcctgaggcatgcaaaggctcaacaaagtctcaaagcctgtcttatggcaagatagaagccaagcatgccaggatctgctcggccacgagaaggcgagcagaatcccaatcctcgaagaatcaaaggcatgcaaaggctcaacaaagtctcaaagcctgtcttatggcgagacagaagccaagcatgccaggatctgctcgcccacgagaaggcgagcagaatctcaatcctcgaagaatcaaaggcatgcaaaggctcaacaaagtctcaaagcctgtcttatggcgagacagaagccaagcatgccaggatctgctcgaccacgagaaggcgagcagactccaaagcattcgaagaaattcctgaggcatgcaaagactcaccaagtctcaaagcctgtcttatggcgagacagaagccaagcatgccaggatctgctcggccacgagaaggcgagcagaatcccaatcttcgaagaaattcctgaggcatgcaaaggctcaacaaagtctcaaagcctgtcctatggcgagacagaagccaagcatgccaggatctgctcggccacgagaaggcgagcagaatcccaatcttcgaagaaattcctgaggcatgcaaaggctcaacaaagtctcaaagcctatcctatggcgagacagaagccaagcatgccaggatctgctcggccacgagaaggcgagcagaatcccaatcttcgaagaatcaaaggcatgcaaaggctcaacaaagtctcaaagcctgccttatggcgagacagaagccaagcatgccaagatctgctcgaccacgagaaggcgagcagactccaaagcattcgaagaaattcctgaggcatgcaaaggctcaccaagtctcaaagcctgtcttatggcgagacagaagccaagcatgccaggatctgctcggccacgagaaggcgagcagaatcccaatcctcgaagaatccaaggcatgcaaaggctcaacaaagtctcaaagcctgtcttatggtgagacagaagccaagcatgccaggatctgctcggccacgagaagacgagcagaatcccaatcttcgaagaaattcctgaggcatgcaaaggctcaacaaagtctcaaagcctgtcttatggcaagatagaagccaagcatgccaggatctgctcggccacgagaaggcgagcagaatcccaatcctcgaagaatcaaaggcatgcaaaggctcaacaaagtctcaaagcctgtcttatggcgagacagaagccaagcatgccaggatctgctcggccacgagaaggcgagcagaatcccaatcctcgaagaatccaaggcatgcaaaggtcgacaaagtctcaaagcctgtcttatggcgagacagaagccaagcatgccaagatctgctcgaccacgagaaggcgagcagactccaaagcattcgaagaaattcctgaggcatgcaaaggctcaccaagtctcaaagcctgtcttatggcgagacagaagccaagcatgccaggatctgctcggccacgagaaggcgagcagaatcccaatcctcgaagaatcaaaggcatgcaaaggctcaacaaagtctcaaagcctgttttatggcgagacagatgccaagcgtgccagaatctgctcgaccgcgcgaaggcgagccGAATCCCAGGCATTGAAGAATCTTCAAAGGCGTGTGGCAAAACCATGAGCAAAGCCGGAACCTGCTCGTCTAGACAAAGACAAGCAGATTCTCAaacgaaaattaattcataattacaacacaagaaagtaatcaaaaaacattttttttaatttgttaataattaacagaGAGGATTTGGTTTTCCTAATGAGGACGGACTCTTGGATTGCCAGCATTTAATAGCGCCGAATCCCTAGGGTCTCATAACcgtcggtttgaaattcaaatggagggggggatttctgccacgtcacctcgtccgcaattaaatgcgacGTGATtcttggcagccttttccaatCCCACGCGAGCGAGTACTAATgagtttctactgctggtccactacattacccaacaccagaaactgggggaccgatgtttgggagaaatacgtcgacgagaccagtcatggtgagcagatatctgatggcagagttctgcgaaccggtgtgttccgtaaaagcctggtgcgcgggggaacaggagcagaaatatcctgctcatccacgagcacgtcatccgcgaggcaaatttcctgtaagaggcataaggccattccggctagaggtcgagaggcgaggagacccggtcgacggcagttggcaagacatgctatccagcccgagaatctaggcacgacagccacgctttccccagaaccgtggcgtaacacgcaagatcccacgtttgcccataacgcaacataacgcagcagtcggagtcccataccgtccCCCAAAAAAGCGGAAACAAGATCTCACaaaaccacgacagccacgctttccccagaaccgtggcgtaacacgcaagatcccacgtttgcccataacgcggCAGTcagagtcccataccgtctcgaaGAAAGCggaaaactgggattcagaggaagcctataaaaaggtagccaacgaaggtaaagaGGTTAgcaattttaattctaaaagagagaaaacaacctaacagccataagatttgtggcaagcgttccccgaaccttcatatctgacttgagcgtcggagggtttgcgccggggaaacaaccggcgtactctgacctgtctgtgtgcgcaggaacctctggagaagaagccttgCGAGGAGACCCCCTGGTCGTGGTGacgttgatcgagcagagatcctggtcgtagaacgaggaggaCCGGAATCCCGcatcaacaaattttattttatttttttccattaatttctagaaattaagatttattagAACTCTGAAGTTAAATtctgattaaaattttaatttttaacgtACACATTCCTCTTTATAATTATGACCGTACGTAATTTTATAGCAGAGGATAATTCCTACCCATTAATTAAGCTAACCCACACGCCCATGGAACAATGAAGAAGTAGctaataaagtaaaaacagTGTATTAGATTCGGAAAACCAAGTTTCAAAtcttcttttcaaaaatattcttCGTCTTTATCTTTATTGCGTGcctttgtgttttttttttctatttatttatttttcttctttacagTCTGGATGCTGTAAGCCTCCGACAGAGTGTGGTTACATATTTGTAAACCCAACATATTGGATAAGTCCAATTAACAATGCGGCGGACATGGATTGCCTGCAGTGGAGCAATGACCAAATGCAGCTTTGCT contains these protein-coding regions:
- the LOC102617877 gene encoding protein TORNADO 2-like — its product is MALSNNVIGAINFVAVLLSIPVIGAGIWLATEADNSCVKLLQWPVIILGILILVVALAGFIGGFWRIPWLLILYLVAMLILIILLACLVVFIYMVTIKGSGHLAPSRAYLEYRLDDFSGWLRRRVRSPYKWDRIKSWLSSTQMCPELNQSYRMAQDFFNAHITPLQSGCCKPPTECGYIFVNPTYWISPINNAADMDCLQWSNDQMQLCYNCDSCKAGLLANLKKEWRRVDIILLVTLVALIWVYLIGCCAFRNAKTEDLFRKYKQGTYT